A window of the Brassica oleracea var. oleracea cultivar TO1000 chromosome C1, BOL, whole genome shotgun sequence genome harbors these coding sequences:
- the LOC106304797 gene encoding uncharacterized protein LOC106304797 translates to MATVTPSSISKPWLVPGAAFTVKKNDCSIKCCFSRKAGKHIPPSTQRLVLPLSTSLKLFPTHGRHFVLHPHRTRATTETDLVAAAVEGQDSPPVPETDANDKSDDSAPPAAPTSRGTARPGRKSEMPAVKNEELVAGATFTGKVRAIQPFGAFIDFGAFTDGLVHVSQLSDTFVKDVASVVSIGQEVKVRLVEADIEAKRISLTMRSNDDPPKRQSGGGDNKPRPGGKRGGQKKEDGFSSKYVKGQMLDGTVKNLTRSGAFITIGEGEEGFLPTNEEADDGIGSMMMGGGSSLQAGQEVKVRVLRIARGRVTLTMKEEDDGKFDETLSQGVVHTATNPFVLAFRKNEEIAAFLDKREEEAEKPVEPVKESEEAITSEKVDESLSLSPEEVLSETPKVEEEEEEEEEVIETKAEEETEEQTETLAAAAAEVEEVEKVEETPDVPPVPETKSEEEVSENSIPQSSATDEVSSPEAVVSEDVEKKQEVVAEVPVTETVPDEVPSSEAVATEDVEKKEEVVAGVPVAEAIPDEVSSPEAVASEDVEKVAEVPVAEAETPAAVVTEASTEESGIKAGISPALVKQLREETGAGMMDCKNALLESEGDMVKAQEYLRKKGLASADKKASRATAEGRIGSYIHDSRIGVLLEVNCETDFVSRGDIFKELVDDLAMQVAAYPQVEYLVPEDVSEEIVKKEKEIEMQKEDLLSKPEQIREKIVEGRIKKRVDALALLEQPYIKDDKVIVKDLVKQRIATIGENIKVKRFIRYTLGEGLEKKSQDFAAEVAAQTAAKPKAEPEKEQPKAEELPKEAVPSPPTAVVSAGLVKQLREETGAGMMDCKKALAETGGDLEKAQEYLRKKGLSTADKKSSRLAAEGRIGSYIHDARIGVLIEVNCETDFVGRSEKFKELVDDLAMQAVANPQVQYVSIEDIPEEIKQKEKEIEMQREDLESKPENIKEKIVEGRISKRLGEMALLEQPFIKDDSVLVKDLVKQTVATLGENIKVRRFVKFTLGEDN, encoded by the exons ATGGCTACGGTTACTCCTTCCTCTATCAGCAAACCATGGCTCGTTCCCGGAGCAGCTTTCACTGTAAAGAAGAATGATTGCTCCATCAAATGTTGCTTCTCGCGTAAAGCTGGCAAACATATACCACCATCAACTCAAAGACTCGTCCTTCCTCTTTCCACTTCGCTTAAACTGTTTCCTACTCATGGAAGACACTTTGTGCTGCATCCTCATCGTACTAGAGCCACCACAGAAACTGACCTCGTGGCGGCCGCTGTAGAGGGACAAGATTCTCCTCCTGTTCCGGAAACCGACGCCAATGACAAGTCAGATGATTCAGCTCCTCCTGCTGCTCCTACTTCAAGGGGAACAGCAAGACCTGGAAGGAAGAGCGAGATGCCTGCGGTTAAGAACGAGGAGCTTGTTGCTGGTGCTACCTTCACCGGGAAAGTAAGAGCCATCCAGCCCTTTGGTGCTTTCATCGATTTTGGTGCTTTCACTGATGGGTTAGTCCACGTCTCTCAACTGAGTGACACCTTTGTTAAAGATGTTGCGAGTGTTGTCTCTATTGGGCAAGAGGTGAAAGTGAGGCTGGTGGAAGCTGACATTGAGGCTAAACGTATCTCTCTCACTATGCGTTCCAATGACGATCCTCCTAAACGCCAGTCCGGTGGTGGTGATAATAAGCCGAGGCCAGGAGGGAAAAGAGGGGGACAGAAGAAGGAAGATGGGTTCAGCTCAAAGTATGTGAAAGGGCAGATGCTGGATGGAACGGTGAAGAACTTGACGAGGTCAGGAGCGTTTATAACGATTGGTGAAGGTGAAGAAGGGTTCTTGCCTACGAATGAGGAAGCAGATGATGGGATTGGGAGCATGATGATGGGTGGAGGGTCTTCGTTGCAAGCTGGACAAGAGGTTAAGGTTCGTGTGTTGAGGATAGCGAGGGGACGTGTTACTTTGACGATGAAAGAGGAAGATGATGGTAAGTTTGATGAAACGCTCAGTCAAGGAGTTGTGCATACAGCCACGAATCCGTTTGTGCTTGCTTTCCGTAAGAACGAGGAGATTGCTGCGTTTCTTGATAAGAGGGAGGAAGAAGCTGAGAAACCAGTGGAGCCTGTGAAGGAATCAGAGGAAGCTATCACCTCTGAGAAAGTTGATGAATCGTTATCTTTATCACCTGAAGAGGTTCTTTCAGAAACTCCAAAGGTAGAAGAAGAAGAAGAAGAAGAAGAAGAAGTGATAGAGACCAAAGCTGAAGAGGAGACAGAAGAGCAAACGGAAACACTTGCTGCTGCAGCAGCTGAAGTTGAGGAGGTGGAAAAGGTTGAGGAAACGCCAGATGTTCCTCCAGTTCCAGAAACCAAAA GTGAAGAGGAAGTTTCTGAGAACTCTATTCCTCAAAGTTCAGCTACTGATGAAGTTTCATCTCCAGAGGCTGTGGTAAGCGAAGACGTTGAGAAGAAGCAGGAAGTGGTGGCTGAAGTACCTGTTACTGAAACTGTACCTGATGAAGTTCCATCTTCAGAAGCTGTAGCAACTGAAGACGTTGAGAAGAAGGAGGAGGTGGTAGCCGGAGTACCTGTTGCTGAAGCTATACCTGATGAAGTTTCATCTCCAGAAGCTGTAGCAAGTGAAGACGTTGAGAAAGTGGCCGAAGTACCTGTTGCTGAAGCCGAGACTCCTGCAGCAGTAGTCACAGAAGCTTCTACTGAGGAAAGTGGCATCAAAG CTGGCATTTCACCGGCCTTAGTGAAGCAACTCAGAGAAGAAACAGGAGCCGGAATGATGGACTGCAAGAACGCTCTCTTGGAGAGCGAGGGAGATATGGTGAAAGCTCAAGAGTACCTCCGCAAGAAGGGACTAGCGAGCGCAGACAAGAAAGCCAGCAGAGCCACAGCCGAGGGGAGAATCGGTTCCTATATCCACGACAGCAGAATCGGTGTCCTCTTGGAAGTTAACTGCGAGACAGACTTTGTCTCACGCGGTGACATCTTCAAGGAACTGGTTGATGATCTGGCTATGCAG GTGGCTGCGTACCCTCAAGTAGAGTACCTTGTACCTGAAGATGTTTCAGAAGAGATTGTGAAGAAGGAAAAGGAGATAGAGATGCAAAAGGAAGATCTTCTGTCGAAACCGGAGCAGATAAGGGAGAAGATAGTGGAAGGTCGGATAAAGAAGAGGGTAGACGCACTTGCACTGCTCGAGCAACCATACATTAAAGACGATAAGGTGATAGTGAAGGATCTCGTAAAGCAGAGGATAGCAACCATTGGAGAGAACATCAAGGTGAAGAGATTCATTAGGTACACTCTCGGAGAAGGCCTCGAGAAGAAGAGTCAGGACTTTGCTGCTGAGGTTGCTGCTCAAACCGCAGCTAAACCGAAAGCCGAACCAGAGAAAGAACAGCCAAAGGCTGAAGAGTTGCCCAAGGAAGCTGTTCCAAG TCCACCAACTGCAGTGGTTTCAGCTGGTCTTGTGAAGCAGCTGCGTGAAGAAACAGGAGCAGGGATGATGGATTGCAAGAAGGCGTTGGCGGAGACAGGAGGAGATCTTGAGAAAGCGCAAGAGTATCTCAGGAAGAAAGGTCTTTCAACAGCCGATAAGAAATCAAGCAGGCTTGCAGCTGAAGGGAGAATCGGTTCATACATCCACGATGCTCGCATTGGAGTCCTCATAGAAGTGAACTGCGAGACTGATTTTGTGGGAAGAAGCGAAAAGTTCAAGGAACTGGTTGATGATCTTGCAATGCAAGCAGTGGCTAATCCACAG GTGCAGTATGTGTCCATAGAGGACATTCCAGAGGAGATAAAGCAGAAAGAAAAGGAGATTGAGATGCAAAGAGAGGATCTTGAGTCGAAACCAGAGAACATAAAGGAGAAGATTGTTGAAGGAAGGATCTCAAAGAGGCTTGGAGAAATGGCATTGCTTGAGCAGCCTTTCATTAAAGATGATAGCGTTCTGGTCAAGGATCTTGTGAAGCAAACGGTGGCTACTCTTGGTGAAAACATTAAGGTCAGGAGGTTTGTGAAGTTTACCCTTGGAGAAGACAACTGA
- the LOC106329866 gene encoding ethylene-responsive transcription factor ERF060-like has product MVTAVDITAASSAWMIYTSCESARLNFPHIKHEYGYGGGGRSFKPLHPSVEAKLEAICQSLRKTEDDDDLPCSETELFPPKAEYQESEFGFLRADANSFSDESQVGSLSPESGITTMFMGFSDSEFDETGSFVLEKFPSVEIDWDAFSKLSES; this is encoded by the exons ATGGTGACTGCGGTTGATATTACGGCAGCTTCTTCTGCATGGATGATATATA CTTCGTGCGAATCAGCCAGGCTTAATTTCCCACACATCAAACACGAGTATGGATACGGAGGCGGTGGTAGAAGCTTCAAGCCTCTTCATCCCTCTGTTGAAGCAAAGCTCGAAGCGATTTGTCAGAGCTTGAGAAAGACAGAGGATGATGATGATCTCCCCTGTTCTGAAACAGAGCTTTTCCCGCCGAAAGCAGAGTATCAAGAGAGTGAATTTGGGTTTTTGAGAGCTGATGCGAATTCGTTTTCCGATGAGTCTCAGGTTGGATCTTTGTCTCCGGAGTCAGGTATTACCACTATGTTCATGGGTTTCTCGGATTCTGAGTTTGATGAGACTGGGAGTTTCGTGCTTGAGAAGTTTCCTTCTGTGGAAATTGATTGGGATGCGTTTAGCAAGTTGTCTGAATCTTAA